In Triticum urartu cultivar G1812 chromosome 6, Tu2.1, whole genome shotgun sequence, the following proteins share a genomic window:
- the LOC125513260 gene encoding jasmonoyl--L-amino acid synthetase GH3.3-like has protein sequence MLEKKAGEFSGEKVIAEFERLTRDAAIVQRETLRRILAENGDTEYLRGLGLAGRTDAASFKQCVPLATHADLEPYIERIVDGDATPVLTGKPVTSISLSSGTTQGKRKYLLFNEELVKSTMQIYRTSYAFRNREFPVEDGKALQFIYSSRQFTTKGGLTATTATTNVYRSEEFKATMRAVQSQCCSPDEVIFGADFAQSLYCHLLCGLLAAGEVQMVSATFAHSVVLAFQTFERVWEELCADIRRGALSPTRVTSPAVRQAVSALLAGPNPELADAVARRCAGLSNWYGVIPALWPNAKYVYGIMTGSMEHYVKKLRHYAGGLPLVAAEYGASEGWIGANVEPAAPPESATFTVLPDIGYFEFIPLRPGCAAAPGPDACYGESEPVGLTDVVAGEHYEVVMTTFAGLYRYRLGDVVRVAGFHNATPKLKFVCRRNLALSINIDKNSEQDLQLAVDAAAAKFLAAEKLEVVDYTSHADMSSDPGHYVVFVELNAAAADASADVLQGCCDELDRAFADPGYVGSRRSRAIGPLELRVLQRGTFHRVLRHYLSLGAPVSQFKSPRCVARSNAGVLQILAACTAKAFFSAAYD, from the exons ATGTTGGAGAAGAAGGCCGGCGAGTTCAGCGGCGAGAAGGTGATCGCCGAGTTCGAGCGGCTGACGCGGGACGCCGCCATTGTGCAGCGGGAGACGCTGCGGCGGATCCTCGCCGAGAACGGCGACACCGAGTACCTGCGGGGGCTGGGCCTCGCCGGCCGCACCGACGCCGCCAGCTTCAAGCAATGCGTGCCGCTCGCCACGCACGCCGACCTCGAGCCCTACATTGAGCGCATCGTCGACGGCGACGCCACGCCCGTCCTCACCGGCAAGCCCGTCACCTCCATCTCCCTAAG CTCCGGCACGACGCAGGGGAAGCGCAAGTACCTGCTGTTCAACGAGGAGCTCGTCAAGTCCACCATGCAGATATACCGGACCTCGTACGCCTTCAGGAACAG GGAGTTCCCCGTGGAGGACGGCAAGGCGCTGCAGTTCATCTACAGCAGCCGGCAGTTCACGACCAAGGGCGGGCTGACGGCCACCACGGCGACCACCAACGTGTACCGCAGCGAGGAGTTCAAGGCGACGATGCGCGCGGTGCAGTCGCAGTGCTGCAGCCCCGACGAGGTGATCTTCGGCGCCGACTTCGCGCAGTCGCTCTACTGCCACCTCCTCTGCGGCCTGCTCGCCGCCGGCGAGGTGCAGATGGTGTCGGCCACCTTCGCGCACAGCGTCGTGCTCGCCTTCCAGACCTTCGAGCGGGTGTGGGAGGAGCTCTGCGCCGACATCCGCCGCGGCGCCCTCTCGCCGACCCGCGTCACCTCGCCGGCCGTCCGGCAGGCCGTGTCGGCGCTCCTCGCCGGGCCGAACCCGGAGCTCGCCGACGCCGTGGCGCGCAGGTGCGCCGGCCTGAGCAACTGGTACGGGGTGATCCCGGCGCTGTGGCCCAACGCCAAGTACGTGTACGGCATCATGACGGGCTCCATGGAGCACTACGTGAAGAAGCTCCGGCACTACGCGGGCGGGCTGCCGCTGGTCGCCGCCGAGTACGGCGCGTCCGAGGGGTGGATCGGCGCCAACGTGGAGCCCGCGGCGCCGCCCGAGTCCGCCACCTTCACCGTGCTCCCCGACATCGGCTACTTCGAGTTCATCCCCCTCCGGCCCGGCTGCGCGGCCGCCCCCGGCCCCGACGCCTGCTACGGCGAATCGGAGCCCGTCGGCCTGACGGACGTCGTCGCCGGCGAGCACTACGAGGTCGTCATGACCACATTCGCAG GGCTGTACCGGTACAGGCTGGGCGACGTGGTGCGGGTGGCCGGGTTCCACAACGCGACGCCCAAGCTCAAGTTCGTGTGCCGCCGGAACCTGGCGCTGTCCATCAACATCGACAAGAACAGCGAGCAGGACCTGCAGCTGGCcgtggacgccgccgccgccaagttCCTCGCCGCCGAGAAGCTGGAGGTGGTGGACTACACCAGCCACGCGGACATGTCGTCGGACCCGGGCCACTACGTGGTCTTCGTCGAGCtcaacgccgccgccgccgacgccagCGCCGACGTTCTGCAGGGGTGCTGCGACGAGCTGGACCGCGCCTTCGCGGACCCCGGCTACGTCGGGTCGCGGCGGTCCCGCGCCATCGGCCCGCTGGAGCTGCGGGTGCTGCAGCGGGGGACGTTCCACCGGGTGCTCCGCCACTACCTCTCCCTGGGCGCCCCCGTGAGCCAGTTCAAGTCGCCGCGCTGCGTCGCCCGCTCCAACGCCGGCGTCCTCCAGATCCTCGCCGCCTGCACCGCCAAGGCCTTCTTCAGCGCCGCCTACGACTGA